Genomic DNA from Bacillota bacterium:
TGCAATGTAGTCATTGCTCCTACCAAATTGGTTGAAAACTACCTTCGAAGTATCGGTATCGAAACAGCTATTGTTAAAATACCAACAGGTATTGATATGGCTGAATTTAAAGATCTTGACAGGAACTGGTTAAGTAATAATTACGGAGTTGGATCAGACGAAAAAGTTCTCCTGTTTGTCGGACGTCTAGGTAAAGAAAAGAATGTTGTATTTTTAATAAAATCATTTCAAGAGGTATTAAAAAGTATTCCCGCTTGCCGTTTGGTGCTTGTAGGCAAAGGACCACAGGAAGGTTTTTTACGTCAGCTCTGCCGGCAGATGGGTATCGAGAATAAGGTTATTTATACCGGAGAATTGTCCCGTCAACAAATAGTCCATTGTTATGCAAGCGCAGATATATTTGTTTTTCCCTCTGTAACAGATACCCAGGGTTTGGTGATAGGGGAAGCAAAAGCTGCTGGTATTCCGGTAGTCGCAATTCGTGCCTTCGGACCGGCAGAGATGGTAAATCACAATGAAGATGGAATTCTAACCGAACTCTCACTCACCGCTTTTACCGAGGCTATTGTCAAACTTATAAGAGACAAAGATTTATACGCTCACATGAGAAAACAGTCTTTAATCAATGCTCCAATCATTTCTTCTGAACTTTGTTCAGAGCGTATGCTTGAGGTTTACCAGGATTTGATCGACCTTCGTATCTCTGCCCCGCTAAGGAAAAAACCTTACAGCAAGAGGAAGCCTGAAATTGATTACGGAATCCAACACACTGGGTGAAACATGATTTGGCAAGAAGAAAATCAAGATATTATGTTATAATTACTATCAGATATATTGGGTTAATCGAATTAACAACGATGTAAGTGAGGGGAGATGCGGTTTTGTTTACGAAGCAGGCGATGAAGACTTTTTGTTTTTCCGCGGCAACCATAACCATATCCCTTCTGATATTAGAGTTATAAATTCACCGCAGTATGTGAAATACTTCTGGATTTGTATCTGATCCGGTTAAGGCAGGTTGATAAATTCAATTTTGGAAGATAAAATTAAAGTACCCCCGTTAGATTTTCACTGGTTATCCATAAAGCTAAATCTTCAGGTTTGTCAACGTCTGCAAGGCATTTTAATTCAGTTATTCTTAAGTTCAGCCTGGCGGCAGCATCCAAGGTCTGTTGGTAAACTTTGTCGCTTCCCCAGGTAATCCCCTTAAACAGCTCTTTCTGAATTTTGCGCAATCCTATCAGGTAATAACCACCATCATGCGCCGGACCTAAAACAAGATCTGATCTGTCAAGCTCGTCAAATGCAGAGTTGATATGATCCAGTCTTAATCCAGGGCAATCGGTTCCTATGATGACAGCTTTATTTTTCTTCTCAAAAAAAGCGTCAGCCATAGCATTATTCATGCTTATCCCCAGATTAGAACCGATCTGTTCTCGGTATAGCAGATTGTTACCCAGCCATTTTTTCATCAGGTTAAGATTGCCCCCGGTAAAACGTACTTCAATCTCACCTTTGAATAAGCTGGTTTTTGTAATTGTTTGTTCTGTCATTTTGCGGTGAAGTGCTGCTGCCCCTGCTATACCCAATGTAGGTATAAGGCGGGTTTTAACCTGACCTGCTTCAGGATAGCGGGTAAATATGATTAAACGCAATTTATCCACTCGCTTTCAGTGACCCGTTACACGATGAACCTGATCCGGCTGTACAGCCAAAGCAGTGTTCGCCTGTAACGATTTTTCTATTAATTAATTTTTGGAGATTAAAAAATGAGATATTGGAAGCTTCTATATCAATCGGCTGACCCAAAGCCAGGTTAAAATCACAATCATATAACGTTCCATCCCACCCAATTGAAATTTGACTTCGACACATTAACTGTTTAAGGGTTTCCCTGTTGTATGCGTTTTTCAATAGAGCAAGGTATTCATTAAAAATACCATTCTGGCAGAGCATAACTTTAAATCGTCCAACAGGCATATTGGTCAGTACAAAAAGTTTATTAAATACTATATCGTAGCGCAACTGAAGTTCGCGACGATAGATTACTTCCAGTTCTTCCTGCAAACCTGGAAGAAAAGGTCCACCTGGGTTGAAAACAAGATCCAGTTCGAGGTTCTTTACTGTTCCATAACCCAAGGTATTCAGAAGCTTTAAAACGTCGATACTTTTTTTGAATACGTCATTTCCACGCTGTGCCCGTACATTTGATTCAAGGTAACATGGCATTGAGGCTACCAGGGTAATATTCTTTTCGCTAAAATATTCAGGCAGACCTACTTGTTGTTTTTCTAACATGGCTACCAGGTTAGTCCTCAGCTGAATTTTAACCCCTGAGGGTATTAGCCCGTCAATAAACTTTTTAAGATTAGGGTTTAGTTCAGGTGCTCCACCGGTAATATCAACGGTGCTAATTTCCTCTTTTTTGACAACGCGAATTATTTCCTCCATAACAGTCCAGGGCATAACTTCTGTTGAATTTGGGGATGCAGCCAGATGGCAGTGATTGCAGCTGAGGTTACATAATCGTCCCAGGTTAACCTGCAGACTATTCAGGTTATTACTATGTAGGTTTCCTGATATCAATCTAAAATCGTTAAACCTGTGTTTAGTCATTTATTATCTCTCTCCGTTATAGAAAACATTTTGAGTATTGAGCAATTTCATTATATAATAACATAACATCAAGCGAAGGGAAGCTGTTTATGAGAAAAGATAGATATGATCTTGCAGTGGTCGGCGGTGGCGCAGCGGGTCTGGTCGCCGGAGTAGCAGCAGGTGCTGTTGGAGCTCGAACAGCGCTGGTTGAAAAAGACGATCGCCTCGGAGGAGAATGCTCATGGACAGGTTGTGTTCCCTCTAAAGCCTTTTTACACCTATCTTCTCTGGCGCACGAATGCGGGTGCAATCCAGAAGGAAATGTATTTGATAAAGTCAGGGCTACTGTGCAGGAGGCAAGCAGGGCTTCCAAGGCAAAAGGTTTGCTGGATCGCTATGGTGTGCGAATCTATCATGGTAAACCCTCTTTCAAAGATAACCAGACCCTGATATTGGATGATAGCACAGTTATATCAGCGAAGAAATTTATTCTTTGTACAGGTTCTTCAGCCCGCATCCCGGAAATTGACGGTTTAAGTGAAGGGTATCTGACCAATCAGGAAGTCTGGGATCTACCGGATCTTCCAGAGTCTTTGCTAATCATCGGTGGTGGCCCAATCGGTACTGAGTTAGCTCAGGCCTTTCATCGGCTGGGAACAAAAGTAACTCTTTTCCAATCGCGAGATAGAGTTCTGCCCCGAGATGATGAGGAACTTGCCCGGGAACTGACCGAAATGCTTATAAATGAGGGAGTCGATATCAGACTCAACTCAAAGATAAATAAAGTTATTAAGCTTGATCAGGGCTGGACTGTTGAAACCGGCGAGGATAAACTTTACGGGCAGCACTTACTTATTGCCCTTGGACGACAGGCCAATACTGAAGGGCTGAATCTGGAAGCAGCCGGCGTTGGGCATAAAAAAGATGGCATTATAGTAAACAAATATCTACGGACTACTGCCGGTAATATATGGGCTGCAGGCGATTGCATCGGCGGTTTGCGTTTTTCTCATATAGCAGAAATTGAAGCAAAAGGCGCTGTGCGTAATGCTCTGTTCCCGTTTAAAAGCAGTGTCAATTACCAGGGAAGCCCCTGGGCCACTTTTACAGATCCGGAACTGGCCCATTTGGGTTTAACCGAAGAAGAGTGCCGTGA
This window encodes:
- a CDS encoding NAD(P)/FAD-dependent oxidoreductase, whose product is MRKDRYDLAVVGGGAAGLVAGVAAGAVGARTALVEKDDRLGGECSWTGCVPSKAFLHLSSLAHECGCNPEGNVFDKVRATVQEASRASKAKGLLDRYGVRIYHGKPSFKDNQTLILDDSTVISAKKFILCTGSSARIPEIDGLSEGYLTNQEVWDLPDLPESLLIIGGGPIGTELAQAFHRLGTKVTLFQSRDRVLPRDDEELARELTEMLINEGVDIRLNSKINKVIKLDQGWTVETGEDKLYGQHLLIALGRQANTEGLNLEAAGVGHKKDGIIVNKYLRTTAGNIWAAGDCIGGLRFSHIAEIEAKGAVRNALFPFKSSVNYQGSPWATFTDPELAHLGLTEEECREHSYRYRVYYHTFAGDDRAITDGVARGKVKIITSPYGKILGVHILGSRAGELINEFILARRKGLRLHEIGLTVHVYPTLGMAVQRATDNWFSEISEKPLFKNLIKLARRLR
- a CDS encoding glycosyltransferase family 4 protein, with the translated sequence MNIGVFTDSFRPYSSGVVRSIELFSREYIKRGHSVFVFCPNYPRMQQIYEEGVYRFASVPWPTMADFSLPIPMSASINQKIEDLGLDIIHAHSPFLLGRLGARAARQHKLPLVFTFHTLYEQYVHYFPFVKNTSKMVIKAIARNFSNSCNVVIAPTKLVENYLRSIGIETAIVKIPTGIDMAEFKDLDRNWLSNNYGVGSDEKVLLFVGRLGKEKNVVFLIKSFQEVLKSIPACRLVLVGKGPQEGFLRQLCRQMGIENKVIYTGELSRQQIVHCYASADIFVFPSVTDTQGLVIGEAKAAGIPVVAIRAFGPAEMVNHNEDGILTELSLTAFTEAIVKLIRDKDLYAHMRKQSLINAPIISSELCSERMLEVYQDLIDLRISAPLRKKPYSKRKPEIDYGIQHTG
- a CDS encoding TIGR04282 family arsenosugar biosynthesis glycosyltransferase, producing the protein MDKLRLIIFTRYPEAGQVKTRLIPTLGIAGAAALHRKMTEQTITKTSLFKGEIEVRFTGGNLNLMKKWLGNNLLYREQIGSNLGISMNNAMADAFFEKKNKAVIIGTDCPGLRLDHINSAFDELDRSDLVLGPAHDGGYYLIGLRKIQKELFKGITWGSDKVYQQTLDAAARLNLRITELKCLADVDKPEDLALWITSENLTGVL
- the arsS gene encoding arsenosugar biosynthesis radical SAM protein ArsS (Some members of this family are selenoproteins.), with amino-acid sequence MTKHRFNDFRLISGNLHSNNLNSLQVNLGRLCNLSCNHCHLAASPNSTEVMPWTVMEEIIRVVKKEEISTVDITGGAPELNPNLKKFIDGLIPSGVKIQLRTNLVAMLEKQQVGLPEYFSEKNITLVASMPCYLESNVRAQRGNDVFKKSIDVLKLLNTLGYGTVKNLELDLVFNPGGPFLPGLQEELEVIYRRELQLRYDIVFNKLFVLTNMPVGRFKVMLCQNGIFNEYLALLKNAYNRETLKQLMCRSQISIGWDGTLYDCDFNLALGQPIDIEASNISFFNLQKLINRKIVTGEHCFGCTAGSGSSCNGSLKASG